A genomic segment from Eremothecium gossypii ATCC 10895 chromosome III, complete sequence encodes:
- the UBP2 gene encoding ubiquitin-specific protease UBP2 (Syntenic homolog of Saccharomyces cerevisiae YOR124C (UBP2)) has translation MNQESREQIETEQNCELEQGDDGRTVLYGNLARQGPVKTSDRLLDDVRVTVSLSEEGREVLRAPMLEYARQRANARTWSVGYLLDQVVLQTSFEYTSRTCAQNRVHVFMGVLCDPGQRFASQDELVNYRIYHLRVTVKIRPQLERARQHYGVAQYHLVDELHPWDKPDFCLFEDGDPAVVDSATYVASGTNRLVRIEVLRPEFGPDELQEFTGERIRARYLEVCKRHPDLDPSDIPSQAECLNTLFKVFKNPLSRQKAQDELKTISADNKVLNSQLEANWLVTKFGFELCEIEEDGQKIYEYKPPDFTEHVENWEVRRFRESYIRKSLELIFLGKQSLRLVPKDVVVSNSKLRSFQLYQTHFSHSFWYHLMGEYDHNDFNQQMHPYDTNYHFVHLSSNYYYSDRDIIKNYEAQIALDPANASIYYDDLSFVANSKGSKQLLTYTYKQNVVGHEALMSALRLFHLDPSSTDPRQLSDEFLLESYKEVCKDSGPQKHADLRNALRLLARYKESDKLKFYVEVEPFPNELQAYKLLEIDESVDIDIIETAYSIKVSDAPGLKMDCIRALYTLAVAKRSIILFNILFQQCPKFHQFYHMSYLSYQSALQYLHVNVNATDDLILEIFQRKWSYDPLVSPEQLLNLKIALTKIGFERNSKLINHFLETGLVDINYLPAGNWPTGINNIGNTCYLNSLLQYYFTISPLREYILAYDHTASNLLNNAVSSSDMGRRRIGGRAISQAEVERSVQFVYQLRSLFHEMVHSRERYVTPTRELAYLSFSPSSTEVEFEPVPPAVGTASNALVANEVYNEDTEVIDISMEECDEDSAINELGASNISVKLDSDIGTDSNSNLATGAQTGIPLDGHTDLNTGIRTCMPNDTAINMATGNATAPNKGIVNSEANFEHLMTPAPHEGTDKPIGNDQSVVPNLGTSKDTLSAYPKSGYAKTAASALSTNNSAASPDDFSVRYQASSDTANTGSTRPNPSSTPESGLSDSAANAEYTSAGPLEDRQAVENDDSGKDITMVGSPEAEGPETSTYVAKISSDQLENTLEIGRQQDVTECIGNVLYQIESASVPLSLDEEGEQFDLVKQLFYGKLKQELIPLEFPDRKRTKIERFMSLLVNIGDHPKDIYDALDSYFKDDLLTLDEDDGKVRRSVAVAELPIMLQIQIQRVYYDREKFMPFKSTEPLPFGEKLYMDRYLATDNAELNAKKQQAIGLREELERLRERRRRLLAKNDHGVTLSAALADTRRFLDAAELTSGSRQLQEQYHATTSHLDALRVALDEELAALDAHIASVQDAIAHRFDAFSSYGYSLGAVFIHRGEASYGHYWVYIKDCQNGGIWRKYNDESVTEVPESEVFDFSEENTATPYFLVYVKEAHELDIEPLKRLLA, from the coding sequence ATGAATCAGGAATCGCGCGAACAGATCGAGACGGAGCAGAATTGCGAGCTCGAGCAGGGAGACGATGGACGCACAGTACTCTATGGGAATCTAGCGCGGCAGGGGCCGGTCAAGACGTCGGACCGCCTTCTGGACGACGTGAGGGTGACGGTGTCGCTTTCAGAGGAGGGGCGCGAAGTGTTGCGGGCGCCCATGCTGGAGTAtgcgcggcagcgcgcgaACGCGCGCACCTGGTCCGTGGGGTACCTGCTTGATCAGGTAGTGCTGCAGACGAGCTTCGAGTACACCTCACGTACATGCGCGCAGAACCGGGTGCACGTGTTCATGGGGGTGCTATGCGACCCCGGGCAGCGGTTTGCGAGCCAAGACGAGCTGGTGAACTACCGTATCTACCACCTGCGTGTGACAGTGAAGATCCGGCCGCAGCTGGAACGGGCCCGGCAGCACTACGGCGTTGCGCAGTACCACCTGGTCGACGAATTGCACCCATGGGACAAACCCGACTTCTGTTTGTTTGAGGACGGCGACCCTGCTGTGGTCGATTCTGCGACCTACGTGGCAAGTGGGACCAACAGGCTTGTCCGGATAGAAGTCCTCCGGCCAGAGTTCGGCCCCGATGAGTTACAAGAGTTTACCGGCGAGCGTATCCGCGCGCGATATCTCGAGGTATGCAAGCGGCACCCGGATCTGGACCCATCGGATATCCCGAGCCAGGCAGAGTGCCTTAATACGCTGTTCAAGGTTTTCAAAAACCCACTCAGCCGCCAGAAGGCGCAAGATGAGCTAAAAACGATATCTGCCGACAACAAGGTGCTGAATTCCCAGCTGGAAGCTAATTGGCTGGTGACGAAGTTTGGCTTTGAACTCTGCGAGATCGAGGAAGATGGGCAGAAAATATATGAATACAAACCACCGGACTTCACAGAACATGTCGAGAACTGGGAGGTCCGCCGTTTCCGTGAGTCGTATATCAGGAAGTCGCTTGAACTTATCTTTTTGGGCAAGCAGTCTCTGCGCTTAGTGCCTAAGGATGTCGTGGTTTCGAATAGCAAGCTACGCTCGTTCCAGCTCTATCAGACTCACTTTTCGCACAGTTTCTGGTACCACCTGATGGGTGAATACGACCATAACGACTTTAACCAGCAGATGCATCCCTATGATACCAATTACCACTTTGTGCATCTTTCTTCGAATTACTACTACAGCGATAGGGACATCATAAAGAACTATGAAGCTCAGATAGCGTTAGATCCCGCGAACGCTAGTATCTACTACGATGACCTGTCATTTGTCGCAAATTCAAAAGGCAGCAAACAGCTGCTGACATACACCTATAAACAGAATGTTGTTGGCCATGAGGCATTAATGAGTGCATTGCGCTTATTCCATTTGGATCCCAGCTCTACTGATCCCCGTCAGCTCTCTGACGAATTTTTACTGGAAAGTTATAAAGAAGTCTGCAAGGACTCTGGCCCACAGAAGCACGCTGATCTCCGCAACGCGCTGAGACTCTTGGCGAGATACAAAGAGAGTGACAAGCTGAAGTTCTATGTCGAAGTCGAACCCTTTCCCAATGAATTACAGGCATACAAGCTGTTGGAAATTGACGAATCAGTCGATATTGACATTATAGAAACAGCTTACAGCATTAAAGTTTCAGATGCGCCTGGGCTAAAGATGGATTGTATTCGAGCTTTATACACTTTGGCAGTTGCCAAGAGGAGCATCATACTTTTCAATATCTTGTTTCAGCAATGTCCCAAGTTTCACCAATTCTACCATATGTCTTACTTGTCCTATCAATCTGCCCTGCAGTATTTACATGTAAATGTAAATGCCACAGATGATTTGATTTTGGAAATATTCCAAAGAAAGTGGAGTTATGATCCCCTTGTTTCTCCGGAGCAGCTGTTGAATTTAAAGATCGCGCTCACCAAGATTGGTTTCGAAAGAAACTCCAAGCTGATTAACCACTTTCTGGAAACGGGCTTGGTGGATATCAACTACCTACCAGCGGGTAATTGGCCTACGGGCATTAACAACATCGGTAACACATGCTACTTGAACTCATTGCTGCAATACTACTTTACAATATCGCCCTTAAGGGAATACATCTTGGCGTATGATCATACTGCGTCAAATTTACTAAACAACGCGGTTTCATCCTCTGATATGGGCAGAAGAAGAATAGGTGGAAGAGCCATTTCCCAAGCAGAAGTGGAAAGATCTGTGCAGTTTGTTTATCAGCTGCGTTCTCTCTTCCATGAGATGGTTCATTCTAGAGAGAGATATGTGACCCCTACCCGAGAACTCGCCTACTTGTCCTTCTCTCCAAGCAGTACCGAGGTGGAGTTTGAGCCAGTGCCTCCTGCGGTTGGTACGGCCTCAAATGCACTCGTTGCAAATGAAGTATACAATGAAGATACTGAGGTGATCGATATCTCAATGGAGGAGTGTGATGAAGACAGCGCCATTAATGAACTTGGTGCTTCTAACATCTCCGTCAAGTTGGACAGCGATATTGGAACGGATAGCAATAGCAATCTTGCTACCGGTGCACAGACAGGCATACCCCTGGACGGGCACACTGATCTCAACACTGGAATAAGAACGTGTATGCCTAATGATACTGCCATAAATATGGCCACCGGTAATGCCACCGCGCCGAACAAAGGAATCGTTAACAGTGAAGCTAACTTTGAGCATCTCATGACGCCAGCTCCGCACGAAGGAACAGACAAACCTATCGGAAACGATCAGTCTGTTGTTCCAAACCTTGGTACTTCCAAGGATACCTTAAGCGCTTACCCTAAAAGCGGCTACGCTAAAACTGCTGCTTCTGCACTTTCGACAAATAACTCAGCAGCGAGCCCAGATGACTTCAGTGTCAGATACCAAGCGTCCTCCGACACAGCTAATACCGGCAGTACTCGTCCAAATCCTTCCAGTACGCCAGAAAGTGGGCTATCGGATTCAGCCGCCAACGCTGAATACACCAGCGCAGGTCCGCTTGAGGATAGGCAGGCTGTTGAGAATGATGACTCAGGTAAAGATATCACCATGGTCGGGAGTCCAGAGGCCGAAGGCCCTGAAACTTCCACCTATGTTGCGAAAATTAGTTCCGACCAGCTAGAAAACACATTGGAGATTGGCAGACAGCAAGATGTGACGGAATGCATTGGGAACGTCCTCTACCAAATTGAGAGTGCGTCCGTCCCGCTCAGCTTGGATGAAGAGGGCGAGCAATTCGACCTTGTAAAACAGCTCTTTTATGGTAAACTGAAACAAGAGCTCATCCCGCTTGAATTTCCTGACCGCAAGCGGACGAAGATCGAGCGCTTTATGTCGCTTCTGGTCAATATCGGCGATCATCCAAAAGATATATATGACGCCTTGGACTCCTACTTCAAAGACGACCTACTAACTCTAGATGAAGACGACGGAAAGGTCCGCCGCAGCGTTGCCGTTGCGGAGTTGCCCATCATGCTGCAGATTCAGATACAGCGAGTCTACTACGACCGCGAGAAATTCATGCCATTCAAGTCCACCGAGCCGCTGCCCTTCGGCGAAAAGCTCTACATGGATCGCTATCTCGCTACCGATAACGCTGAGCTGAACGCCAAAAAGCAGCAGGCCATCGGCCTGCGCGAGGAGCTCGAACGCCTCAGGGAACGCCGCCGGAGGCTGCTTGCCAAAAACGACCACGGCGTCACGCTcagcgccgcgctcgcAGACACCCGCCGCTTCCTCGATGCCGCAGAACTCACCTCCGGCAGTCGGCAACTCCAGGAGCAATACCACGCCACGACCTCCCACTTGGACGCCCTCCGTGTCGCCCTCGACGAAGAGCTGGCCGCTCTCGATGCCCACATTGCCTCGGTGCAGGACGCCATCGCCCACCGTTTCGACGCCTTCTCCTCCTATGGCTACTCCCTGGGCGCCGTGTTCATCCACAGAGGCGAGGCCAGCTACGGCCACTACTGGGTCTATATCAAAGACTGTCAGAATGGCGGTATCTGGCGCAAGTACAACGACGAGTCTGTCACCGAGGTCCCGGAGTCCGAGGTTTTCGATTTTTCAGAAGAGAATACCGCCACCCCTTACTTCCTGGTCTACGTCAAAGAAGCTCATGAGCTCGACATAGAGCCACTAAAGCGTTTACTGGCCTGA
- the FRQ1 gene encoding frequenin (Syntenic homolog of Saccharomyces cerevisiae YDR373W (FRQ1)), which translates to MGAKASKLSKDDLQSLKQSTYFDRREILQWHKGFLRDCPNGQLTQEEFVKIYKQFFPFGAPEKFAAHVFSVFDKDNNGTIDFKEFITALSTTSRGTLEEKLVWAFQLYDLNHDGYITYNEMLTIVTSVYKMIGSMVKLSEDEATPELRVKKIFKLMDKNEDGYITLDEFREGSKVDPSILSALNLYDGLV; encoded by the coding sequence ATGGGAGCTAAGGCATCGAAGCTATCAAAAGACGACCTGCAGAGTCTCAAACAGTCGACGTACTTCGACCGGAGGGAGATCCTGCAGTGGCATAAGGGGTTCCTGCGCGACTGCCCCAACGGACAGCTGACTCAGGAGGAGTTCGTGAAGATATACAAGCAGTTCTTCCCCTTCGGAGCGCCGGAGAAATTTGCAGCGCATGTGTTTTCGGTGTTCGACAAGGACAATAACGGGACGATCGACTTCAAGGAGTTCATCACGGCGCTGAGCACGACGTCACGCGGGACGCTGGAGGAAAAGCTGGTGTGGGCGTTCCAGCTGTACGACCTGAACCACGACGGATACATCACGTACAATGAGATGCTGACGATAGTGACGAGCGTGTACAAGATGATCGGGTCGATGGTTAAACTGAGCGAGGACGAGGCGACGCCGGAGCTGCGCGTGAAGAAGATCTTCAAGCTGATGGACAAGAATGAGGACGGTTACATAACGCTGGACGAGTTCCGTGAGGGGTCCAAGGTGGATCCATCTATTTTGAGCGCACTGAACCTATACGATGGTTTGGTGTGA
- the CAT5 gene encoding putative monooxygenase CAT5 (Syntenic homolog of Saccharomyces cerevisiae YOR125C (CAT5)) — MLPFATNQATKRSFSVLATLKTSAAAKAGEGQKFDAMSDPQLAYLERVVRVDQAGELGANYIYAGQFFVLANKHPHLKPVLQHMWDQEIHHHDTFNDLQLRRRVRPSLLTPLWKLGAFTMGSVTALLSPEAAMACTEAVETVIGGHYNDQLRCLNSQYEMRRSDGTCGQSDELRNLISTIRQFRDDELEHLDTAVQYDSHKAVPYIALTEAIKAICRTAIWTAERV, encoded by the coding sequence ATGCTCCCCTTTGCTACGAACCAAGCTACCAAACGATCATTCTCTGTGCTCGCAACACTCAAGACATCCGCAGCCGCCAAAGCAGGCGAAGGCCAGAAGTTCGACGCGATGTCCGACCCGCAGCTGGCGTACTTAGAGCGCGTTGTGCGGGTAGACCAGGCTGGCGAGCTGGGGGCCAACTATATCTACGCGGGGCAGTTCTTTGTGCTCGCAAACAAACACCCCCATCTAAAGCCAGTCTTGCAGCATATGTGGGACCAGGAAATACACCACCATGACACTTTTAATGACTTGCAACTGAGGCGTCGCGTGCGGCCCTCCCTACTGACGCCGCTCTGGAAGCTGGGTGCGTTCACCATGGGCAGTGTCACGGCACTCTTGTCGCCGGAGGCAGCAATGGCGTGCACCGAGGCCGTCGAGACCGTGATTGGCGGGCACTACAACGACCAGCTGCGCTGCCTCAACAGCCAGTACGAGATGCGCAGGTCGGACGGCACCTGCGGCCAAAGCGACGAACTGCGCAACCTGATCAGCACCATCCGCCAATTCCGCGACGATGAGCTCGAGCACCTCGACACCGCGGTGCAGTACGATTCCCACAAGGCGGTCCCCTACATCGCTTTGACCGAAGCAATAAAAGCCATCTGCCGCACGGCTATCTGGACTGCAGAGCGCGTGTAA
- the PHO92 gene encoding mRNA-binding phosphate metabolism regulator (Syntenic homolog of Saccharomyces cerevisiae YDR374C), producing MDYSTGQYSDIWSYKYTSSVSKEWSRLAADGVNSRFYVEQFNENIRSIEDVLQGLTTVIQRSDYDTSSSEFSSDAEFAVSNTTQGNTSVGNAQDLLPGSAVEAGTVSQARKYAEAYPMYRRMPAPAGVSGGAAAIVPEGSRFFVIKSFNLENIKASFKHGVWTSTKRGNKRLSKAYVGLPAGARIFLFFSVNKSGKFCGVAEMKSNILQGDSRNKIWQCEAGHQFNDLFLVEWTCVCDVHNRLLKHFNIMDTEGSFKPVTHARDADEVDIEIGRTILKLFTNTKKNRSSFLED from the coding sequence ATGGATTACTCTACGGGGCAGTATAGCGATATTTGGTCCTACAAGTACACGAGCTCGGTTTCAAAGGAGTGGTCACGATTAGCCGCTGATGGTGTAAACAGCCGATTTTACGTGGAGCAATTCAACGAAAACATTAGGAGTATAGAAGACGTGCTGCAGGGCCTCACGACAGTCATCCAGCGCAGTGACTACGACACGTCTTCCTCTGAGTTCTCCAGCGACGCGGAGTTCGCCGTCTCTAACACCACGCAGGGGAACACATCGGTAGGCAACGCTCAAGACCTGCTCCCGGGTAGTGCTGTAGAGGCGGGCACGGTGTCGCAAGCACGGAAATATGCAGAGGCGTATCCGATGTACCGGCGCATGCCGGCGCCTGCGGGCGTAAGCGGAGGGGCGGCGGCAATAGTGCCGGAAGGGTCGCGGTTCTTCGTGATCAAGTCGTTCAACCTGGAAAACATCAAGGCCTCATTCAAGCACGGGGTGTGGACATCTACGAAGCGCGGCAACAAGCGGCTCTCCAAGGCGTACGTGGGGCTGCCGGCAGGGGCGCGCATTTTCCTGTTCTTCAGCGTCAACAAGTCGGGCAAATTTTGTGGCGTCGCGGAGATGAAGTCGAACATTCTACAGGGCGACTCGCGGAATAAAATTTGGCAGTGTGAGGCCGGGCACCAGTTCAACGACCTCTTCCTCGTCGAGTGGACCTGTGTGTGCGATGTGCACAACCGGCTGCTGAAACACTTCAACATAATGGACACTGAGGGCAGCTTCAAACCCGTAACACACGCGCGCGATGCCGACGAAGTCGACATCGAAATTGGACGCACGATCCTGAAGCTTTTCACGAATACCAAGAAAAATAGGTCATCTTTCCTTGAGGATTAA
- the HRD3 gene encoding ubiquitin ligase complex subunit HRD3 (Syntenic homolog of Saccharomyces cerevisiae YLR207W (HRD3)), translating into MNLGSGANALGLLLATIAFLTTVGQGQVQDSLQQIAFIADRDPWEAATALSLTLERITEPPLTSRLEKDPYLDSKGRLVVNPPTDYDEEEYKARYEVFWTESVNDSQRLLYELLKECSDRLAHPEATYMLYRMHLYGEWGIPHNWLLGWKYLERFNVLSNETNTTSLYDAAVAHATGLFGVLPVSPEKTLIYLQKASRLGSLEAMQALAYRYLMGHNVPQDASKALILYSKVAHELWYSYPARFWHYHDEYFDSYGNPGFLYRGAEVSEKFAPRSLPNWGSPLLRFYYYFLKFIEITDEPGSPEYMDLGICDAVEEAFKLSMNTYTQYGDHEGVLRRMFEIHEKFQGEIANADHVAKGCYGSGMALLGHLLLRGLGTEQPRIKEAEQILLHARDVLLQTNKVLSRFPLRDLGLLHHYEYRDYNRAAEFYKLAEDEASLYMLNFIQNDLSQEGLIAAMDRFRDGNLESHFTRIQILELQLGFQGPAAIAESYRYFLENANHLQSPDLRNALMQALMGNFENALWLYARSAELGTLSAMENAARILYKAPCLICASPQISPPRLDAAFRYYDRARMMGSVFAAVTAGSMCYRNGSYETAALLHLSRCTEFSRLTLGYMYEHGLGVDRDYRLAAEHYEAATREFVPWTSMAGKLLVWKVTVKAWFHSAIWLHKLIRSFRVLWNWLTI; encoded by the coding sequence ATGAATTTAGGCTCTGGGGCAAATGCACTTGGCTTACTGTTGGCTACTATTGCATTCCTGACAACTGTAGGGCAAGGCCAAGTGCAAGACTCACTGCAACAGATAGCATTTATAGCTGATCGTGACCCCTGGGAAGCTGCAACTGCCCTATCTCTGACTTTGGAACGAATTACGGAACCGCCACTCACTTCGCGACTAGAGAAAGATCCGTACCTTGATAGTAAAGGGAGACTGGTGGTAAACCCTCCCACGGACTACGATGAGGAGGAATACAAAGCACGATACGAAGTTTTCTGGACTGAAAGTGTAAATGACAGCCAGCGGCTGCTTTACGAGCTACTTAAAGAATGCAGTGATCGACTAGCTCACCCAGAGGCCACATATATGCTATATCGCATGCATCTCTATGGAGAGTGGGGCATACCGCATAATTGGTTACTCGGATGGAAGTACCTGGAACGCTTCAATGTTTTGAGCAATGAAACAAACACAACATCACTATATGATGCAGCGGTAGCCCACGCCACTGGCCTTTTCGGCGTACTGCCAGTGTCGCCCGAGAAGACGCTAATATATCTTCAGAAAGCAAGCCGTCTGGGCTCTCTGGAAGCAATGCAAGCACTCGCATATCGTTACTTAATGGGCCATAACGTCCCTCAGGATGCATCAAAGGCGTTGATCCTGTACAGCAAAGTTGCACATGAGCTGTGGTACTCGTATCCAGCTCGGTTCTGGCACTACCATGATGAATACTTCGACAGCTATGGCAACCCAGGGTTTTTATACAGGGGAGCAGAAGTCAGTGAGAAATTTGCGCCCAGATCTCTTCCAAACTGGGGGAGCCCGCTGTTACGCTTTTACTATTATTTCTTGAAGTTTATTGAGATCACCGATGAGCCTGGCTCCCCCGAGTACATGGATCTCGGAATTTGCGATGCGGTCGAGGAAGCGTTCAAACTAAGCATGAATACGTATACCCAGTATGGGGATCACGAAGGTGTACTGCGCAGGATGTTTGAAATTCACGAGAAGTTTCAAGGGGAAATTGCCAATGCGGATCACGTAGCGAAGGGCTGTTATGGCTCTGGAATGGCGTTACTAGGCCATTTATTGCTGCGGGGACTGGGAACCGAGCAACCTAGGATAAAGGAGGCAGAGCAAATACTATTGCATGCGCGTGATGTCTTGCTTCAAACGAACAAAGTTCTTTCCAGGTTCCCCTTGAGGGACCTCGGGCTGTTGCACCACTATGAATATAGGGACTATAACCGGGCTGCGGAGTTCTATAAACTCGCAGAAGATGAAGCGAGCCTTTATATGCTCAATTTCATACAAAATGACCTCTCCCAGGAGGGTCTGATTGCGGCTATGGACCGCTTCCGTGATGGCAATCTCGAGAGCCATTTCACACGCATCCAGATACTTGAGCTTCAATTGGGGTTCCAGGGCCCCGCTGCAATTGCTGAAAGTTATAGATACTTCCTTGAAAATGCGAACCATCTACAGTCGCCAGACCTGCGCAACGCTCTTATGCAGGCCCTGATGGGCAACTTCGAAAACGCACTGTGGCTATATGCCCGTTCCGCGGAGCTAGGCACCCTGTCTGCCATGGAGAATGCCGCCCGCATCCTTTACAAAGCCCCCTGTCTGATCTGCGCTTCACCACAGATCTCGCCCCCGCGCCTCGACGCCGCGTTTCGCTACTACGACCGGGCACGCATGATGGGCAGTGTGTTCGCAGCTGTAACAGCGGGTAGTATGTGCTATAGAAATGGCTCCTACGAGACGGCTGCTTTACTGCACCTGAGTCGCTGTACCGAATTCAGCCGGTTGACTCTAGGCTACATGTACGAACATGGCCTGGGCGTCGACCGCGACTACCGCCTTGCCGCCGAGCACTATGAAGCCGCGACAAGGGAATTTGTTCCATGGACCAGCATGGCGGGCAAGCTTCTCGTCTGGAAAGTGACAGTCAAGGCCTGGTTCCACTCTGCGATCTGGCTACACAAGCTTATTCGCAGCTTCAGAGTCCTCTGGAACTGGCTGACGATATAG
- a CDS encoding ACL159Wp (NOHBY310; No homolog in Saccharomyces cerevisiae; Syntenic homolog of Kluyveromyces lactis KLLA0C16687g) produces the protein MEVRYQCVCQQLVKWSDLNSCKECHSISCFRCQEFEPVLKYCPKCLEEPGKIDQIFCNRNCFQCPRCNISLVISSEKVTEDSKSYVFTCTGCKWSFTTPPTGKIKSLTKYVLELYNSKNSRAYELMTHLHNKKQLLQWEGRAFKFDEIVNALEGNAPRSFVQRLAAGEKLHHLINEELAQPLQQDMEHVLYPKRTHLKCRYRYMCPKCHHTLSMPDQTPASSKLHKESFAMNVLPHIRIETEARALGVDTQDPTALAIIVMNPIPMRAVDFVLSASDTLFLPVRKFTIPSVAPDDSQLDRSQGKDVNLQILEHYVKFIPTCMLGNDHKLNRAERTRRLGNRFQFQGSASPTPPNPVDYDIEEEARPLDQGDAWCILPLKLLRDGLHLLNVLVTIGDWQVNLNLHFKQHIATIT, from the coding sequence ATGGAAGTACGTTACCAATGCGTATGCCAGCAACTGGTTAAGTGGAGTGACCTGAATTCCTGTAAGGAATGCCATAGCATAAGCTGCTTCCGCTGCCAAGAGTTTGAACCAGTCTTGAAGTATTGCCCCAAATGCCTAGAGGAACCTGGCAAAATAGATCAGATATTCTGCAATCGCAACTGCTTTCAATGCCCTCGTTGCAACATATCGCTTGTGATATCGAGCGAGAAGGTGACCGAAGACTCCAAGAGCTATGTGTTCACCTGTACCGGATGCAAGTGGAGCTTTACAACCCCCCCTACCGGCAAGATCAAGTCATTAACCAAGTACGTGCTCGAACTATACAACTCCAAGAACTCGCGGGCCTATGAACTTATGACACATTTACACAACAAGAAACAGCTGCTACAGTGGGAGGGCAGAGCATTCAAGTTTGACGAGATCGTCAACGCATTGGAAGGAAATGCGCCACGTTCATTCGTCCAACGTCTAGCGGCAGGTGAGAAGCTGCACCATCTGATCAATGAAGAATTGGCGCAACCACTGCAGCAGGACATGGAACACGTTCTGTATCCAAAACGTACACACCTAAAGTGCCGCTACCGTTACATGTGCCCGAAATGCCATCACACGTTAAGCATGCCCGATCAGACTCCAGCCTCGTCAAAACTACACAAGGAATCCTTCGCGATGAACGTCCTCCCGCATATCCGGATTGAAACAGAGGCGCGGGCTCTAGGAGTCGACACCCAAGACCCAACAGCACTTGCCATTATAGTTATGAACCCTATACCGATGCGCGCAGTTGACTTTGTTCTTTCTGCCTCTGATACTCTCTTTCTCCCCGTCCGAAAGTTTACCATCCCATCAGTGGCCCCGGATGATAGTCAACTAGATCGCTCCCAGGGCAAAGACGTCAATTTGCAAATTCTGGAGCACTATGTTAAGTTCATACCCACCTGTATGCTCGGCAATGACCATAAACTAAATCGAGCGGAACGCACCCGCAGATTAGGAAACCGATTTCAGTTCCAAGGAAGTGCGTCGCCTACTCCGCCCAATCCTGTCGACTACGATATAGAGGAAGAGGCTCGACCGCTCGATCAGGGCGATGCATGGTGCATTCTCCCATTGAAGTTGCTTCGCGATGGGCTTCACCTGCTTAATGTCCTAGTCACAATTGGCGATTGGCAGGTGAACCTGAATCTGCATTTTAAACAACATATAGCAACTATCACCTAG
- the MHF2 gene encoding Mhf2p (Syntenic homolog of Saccharomyces cerevisiae YDL160C-A) — protein MSEKIELSQEPAIPTDTIARLFHTCSFTQDSTKITEDAVTLVERYMKLFIREAVLRSLENKEKVKQETRADSFAEGPVLQHTDLEEISGVLILDF, from the coding sequence ATGTCTGAGAAGATAGAGCTCTCTCAAGAGCCCGCCATCCCAACTGATACCATTGCTAGACTATTCCATACATGCTCATTTACGCAAGATAGCACTAAGATCACCGAGGATGCCGTTACTCTTGTTGAAAGATACATGAAGCTATTTATACGCGAAGCCGTGCTACGATCATTGGAAAACAAGGAGAAAGTTAAACAAGAAACGAGGGCGGATTCTTTTGCGGAAGGACCGGTTCTGCAACACACCGATCTAGAAGAGATCTCGGGGGTACTGATCCTCGACTTTTAG